Below is a genomic region from Castanea sativa cultivar Marrone di Chiusa Pesio chromosome 2, ASM4071231v1.
ATCTGAGTGTTAAAAAGTATTTTAACAACTGTTATTCAAGGTTGCTCAGGTAACCGCTCAGGATCGACATGACTGTCGAAATTTCATCAAGCATTCTATGAACACTTTCAACCATTTAAAGCATTCATCATAGCAACCAAGTTTGCAATTTCATTAAACCACTTTCTCtacaaaattgaacttgaaaagaaaaggggaaataaaattcatgactgatttttttttttttttttggataaacttgTGACTGATTTGTTAtacaagaatgaaaaagaagtgTAAAAAGCATAATGAATTCCGTTTTCCCCACTATAAAATACGTTAAAAAAACGTAGAAGTGTAAAAGCATAATGATAGGATATTGGAACAAATGGGAGAGAAGGAGAAGACAAATGAAAACTGAGTGTAACATTATTATAATTACTGTTATTCAAGGTTGCTCAGGTAACCGCTCAGGATCGACATGACTGTCGAAATTTCATCAAGCATTCTATGAACACTATCAACCATTTAAAGCATTCATCATAGCAACCAAGTTTGCAATTTCAATAAACCACTTTCTCTgcaaaattgaacttgaaaagaaaaggagaaataaaattcatgactatatttttttttttttttggataaacttgTGACTGATTTGTTATAAACAAGAATGAAAAAGGCATTTCTTTCATTTCCAGCAGAGACCAAAATTTGAATTCCGTTTTCCccactaaaatatatattaaaaacaatGTAGAAGTGTAAAAGCATACTGATAGGAAATTGGAAcaaaagggagaaaaagaatgaaaactGAGTGTTAAAAGTATTTTAAGAACTGATATTTAGGGTTGCTCAGGTAACCGCTCAGGATCGACATGACTGTCGAAATTTCATCAAGCATTCCATGAACACTATCAACCGTTAAGAGAATCATCATAGCAACCAAGTTTGCAATTTCATCAAACCCCTTTCTCTAAAAATTAGATtcgaaagaaaaaagagaaataaaattcatgactgattattttttattagtaaactTATGACTGATTTGCTATAAACAAGAATGAGAAAGGCATTCCTTTTATTTCCAACAGAGACCAAAAGAGGATAGATATTCAATCAAGCATCCAACAGCTTTGTCTTCATCTGTCTTTTACAAACACCTAATACCCTACATTGTAAAGTCGGGTAAATACACGTCCCTATTCATGACTAGTCATAAAAAGAACATTATTAGTTCTACTATAGCATCTGCTAACAGAAATTCAATAGATAATCAACCCCACATGaccaacaacaatcattcaatACAAACAAATACACTGCTGAGAAACAGTCTCGAACTCAAATCTTAAATCTTTAACCATAATAATACTACCAATCTAAAATCTGTTGCCAATATTTATCAACATCATCCATTTAAGAACCCCAAACCCTCCTAAACAATCAGATATTAACCCACATACAATTctttcactcacacacacatatacattgaTACATGCATGTATGTGAAGAAAAAACAATCATAAAACTAGAATTATAGGATTTTGAAAGGGACCTTTATATTAAGCTGATCCAAAAACTCAAGTGACTCTGTTTGGTTCTCCTCGGCAGGAGGACCTTGTTTAGGCACTTCTGTGGCTCCGTTTTCACTTAATGTCTTATTCTCAGCTGGTGGAACTGAAACATCATCCAACGTTATCACTCTGTCGCGCTCTTCACCCATATACCTGTTTGCCCCACCTGATGCTTCTTCAGCTGACGCTGCTCTTGGAAATGTATTGTTAAAATAAAGCGGccctgaaaaaaaaatccaaaacccatcaaccaatcagaaaaatataaagacccaaatgcaaaaaaatcatgttaaaaCTACGAGAAAGAACATACGGGAGCGTAGGCCAGCGGTTGTGGGAGAGAGAATCGATTTTctaagagggagagaagggtTGGAGCGGAAATGGGTAGGCTTAGTAGTGGCGAGGAGTGTGCGTGTGTGGAAATTAGAGATGGGTCGAGCTGTGATGGTGGTGCACAGCTCCATGGTTGTGGAGGCTGTTGCTGCTGCGCTTGAGCTGTGGATTCGGAAGTGAAGAGTGAAGTGAGGTTTGGATCGAACACTTGTTGTTGCCCACCTTGTTTTTTATAAGAGGGCGTGGCTAGGGtttcctttctttgtttttctcacCCTTttaatattaggaaaaaaaaacaataatttatcGAATGCATTGGAATGTGTAATTGTGTGTATTTGTCTCGGcagaagaaaaataatactaatattaatttaaaaaaaatggacttATTGGTTGGGTAGATAGGAAAGTGGGAAATGTGAAAAAtgttgagagaaaaaataaataaataaataaaaagcttttCACCATATATGTTTGGTTGAGTGAGAGTTTAGAGATGTGGGAGGAGAAAAATATGCGCTTATTATTATGTCTCAATTACATAAgaactaattttttaatagtttctcttttagtttaattttaaaaaaatatgttataataagtaatttttttttaattattataaacttacaaaccaaccacaactaaTAAAACCTTggaccaaaaaataatatacattttattaaaaagaaggcAAAAATAAAGTGCACtgtattaataataaaaatgggtAAGGGTAAATAAGTCATTTCTCGTCTATGTGATACTCaattttcttcccctttttttcCAAGATTGTGGagattaatttttgtaaactgtgaaatgataattaaaaaaaaaaaatctataatttatGTGTTTGATATAGAATAAGGAAAAGTTAAAAGATTAATATTCATATAAATGATATACTTTCATAGAACATGCTTTTGTTGTGTGTGACAAATGAATATTTTCGGATTAAGCATTGTTTTCGCCAAGCTAACCGTTGTGCAGATAGACTTGCTAGGATGGGCTTCAGTCAAACTtctgaattttctttatttgatagTCCGCCTGCAAACATGATTGATATCTATGAAGATGACCTCAATGGAATGTATTTTAACAGAATATGTCCTGAACCTCTTGTttccttttagttttgtctAATGAATCATCCTTtacccaaaaacaaatgaatatcttctctttttctctatattttttttcttgttttctctcctcATGTCACATGAATCATCTTGCGCATTCCTTTTATTTTACACACTTAAATTTCTATCCCTATTAAAAAATAGCCCTCATCACACAATTGGCACAAGTGATACATATTTACACACTTAAATTTTTATCCCTATTAAAAAATAGTCCTCACCACACAATTTCACACAAGTGATACCTATTGTATAGAGTGCTTTCGTCATGTGACTCAtaattgtattaaaaatattaagttgGTTTGTGTTATGTGAGCTATAtaactaaagtttaaaatattactccaattaaaattatatagtcaatttttgaaaaaataagtttaattaGTTATCTCATCAAAAGaaagtttaattatttattttagattatttaacTTTTGGCTACTGACTATTATAtgtataaaacatttttttttttaacttttagttgAACTCTAAATATTGTGTTACAAAGGTTCTGGAtgccttttaattttaaatatcattattatattttaattttttttaacctaaataatattatatttttaattgaatttaaacttttattctatatttaaacctTATATTACAATATTGTCATATCATAATTGTCTTaaaatgctaaaatagataGCTCTATATACttattctcaatatatatatatatatatatatatatatatatatatatataattttatatacaagcataattatatttaatgtctattcttctaaaaaattaaatacctattaataactaccataattatcaaaatttacattaaaaaacatttatttttattaaatttcatcATACATTGCAGCAATTACACCTAGTAATTAAATATTACACAGAACATTAGCAAACAAAAAGTGTCtaacaatataaaataatgaaaaataacatcTTCATATCCCCTTTCCTTCCCCATATCCCTTTTTTCACCCCCAATTAAacaaaaagttgttttttagtgtttgattgagtcttaaaaaaatgtttcatcAAGTATTTTAATGTTTAGCCTTTTATGAAATAAagtcacacacacatatacatatagaacaaagtttagttacaaaattgattgcaGTCTAAtactacaactttactcaatatctttttattagaggtgaattttaacaaatccattattggattatatcttcttcttatatcctctatgcttgcaaaatttctaaaaaattaaatatcaatagttatgtcaccaataaatttttttaaattgcaagtttttatagtttaaaagtatgtataaaatataagtttataaatcatatagtaaataataatcgattcacataaatttgatatatgtattaaaaacattaaaaaaatatatatatatatatatatatatatatgcaattcaactgttggatttttaaaatatgcataaaacatttattttattagccttaggttacaactatttttatagctaaactttgtccatataaatatatttatatattattgatttataaatgaaaagaaaacaccCAAATCATGAAATTCAGCGAGGAATAATTAAaaactacttttatttttgctgggagatttaaaaatatagggtaaaatgcaaaactgaccctctaagtttcttcagatttcattaTAGTcttataagagcatccacaccaactcgtttaaaatttttttgtctattttacactaaaattcttctttttctattttacaccatcacttttacaaaatcttcacatcagtttatctattatacacactcttttattaaaataatattttttctcattttttttattatttcccacCTACCCCACTTAATATCTTCCCCACTTTCCCCTATCCCACTCACTCCACTCAGACTATTCTAGGCTTCATTTTCACTCCTCTCTGAAACTCATCTCTATCCAAACCCTCCTTTGAAATTTCGATCCAAGCAGGAGCACGGCAAGAAGAACGCCGATCCGAGCACGGCGAGAAGAACGCTGATCCAAGCACAGCGAGAAGAACGCCGATCCAAGCACGACGAGAAGAACGCCGATCCAAGCACGGTGAGAAAAACACCGATCCAAGCACAGTGAGAAGCACGTCGATCCAAACACTCCGATCTGAAACTCTGATCCAAGCACGGCGAGAAGAACGCCGATCCAAGCACAACGAGAAGCATGCCGATCCAAACACTCCTATCCAAGCATTCCGATCTGAAACTCCGATCCAAGCACAGCGAGAAGAACGCCGATCCAAGCACGCCGATCCGCTACAGCGCCAATCCACTCTCTCTGTCTCCGTTGGTGTGTCCGTCTTTgagtgtgtttggttttgtggtgtctctggttgattttgtggttgtttttttattttgtctgtGGGAGTGTGTGTATCAGAGGGAGAAGTAGATCATGAGGAAGTTCGTTTTGCAGttggagaggagagagaaaaaaggagtgaaattagaaattattataataatgtaTAGaggagctacagtaaccgtgtatatatacacggttactatagctCATGAAAATGATTGCACAACTTTACACTAGTTTACACCCACTTATGTAGGTGTTTTTTTTgcccaaaatgtgtaaaatgagagaatttttgtattttagaggAGTTTccacccactgatgtggatgctctaactttgcttttgttcatttcagtcctctaactttcaagtttattcaattaaggattttccatcaacttttgttatatgatatggttaatttttcaattttataaatttttcttcaaattttttaaataaaaaaaattcaattaatgattgaaaaatatttttcagatttgttttttttcaaaaaatttcaacaaaagttaatgaaaatgccttaattgaataaatctgaaacttaaaggactgaaatgaacaaaaacaaagttaaatgactgaaatgaaatttgaagaaactttttttttagaataaatctgaagaaacttttttttattattttagaatcAACGTAATGCCTTTTATTCAATGAAAACAATCAAAATCTGctaaaacaaaagaatgaaactgtggtggaacatcctccatccacacaCTATAATTTGAAACATTTAAAGCAAAATGAGCTAAACCATAAACAACCATATTACCCTCTCTCTTAACATGAGAGTAGTGTAATTTACTAAAACATCTAGCCTTTGACCTCACAACATCAAGCATTATACCATCTAGTGACAAGAAAGGGTTGTCATGTTTGAGGGCATGCATGAGAACCTAACAATCCCCCTCCAAAATGACCTCTTGGAACCCCAGGTCCGAAGCTAGCTGCAAGCTAGAGGCTACAGCCATACCCTCAACTTCAAACAGTGAGTGTGTTCGACGTAGGATCCTGGATAGAGAGGCTAAGACAGCTCCCTGTGCATCGCATATAACAACTCCAATCCCTAATTTTTGCTCCCTACTGAATAGTGCACTATCAAAATTGACCTTTACCATGTCCAAGATAAGAGCTCTCCAATGAGCACGGATCAGTGTGGACTGTGGTGAAGGAGGTTATTGTACCGCCTAGAATTCCGATAGGAGTTCTTTGGCCATGTTTGCGAGCTGGTTGGGATTGCAATAAGGGTGGTTAGTTCTGACTTGGTTCCAGTGTGTCCATATTGTCCACACCGTGACGGAGAATAACTCTGTATTTTATTGCGTACTAATCATCCATGACAGCAATTCTTTGAACTCCATGAATGTAGTGGTTCCTCAACAAGCCCATGATGATTCATCTTCCCATACGACGTCCAGTTCACTGCATGACCAGAGGGCATGAAGGGGAGTTTCAGGCTCCAACTTGCATCTGTCATAGAGAGGATTGTTGATGATTGTGCAACGAACCAGGTTCTGTTTTGTGGGTAAAGAATTCCGACAGGCTCTCCATAACAGATTTCTCATTTTGTTTGGGATTTGTAAAGACCAAACACCCTTCCACAATGCCTTATCTGAAGCAACCTATTCTATAGCCTCGTTGGGAGCCTCTTCTACTTTGAGAAATGGGTACCTGGATTTACTATTATACACCCTGTTGTGTGTGAAAGGCCAGAAGAGATTGTCCTCACATGCCTCGGTTGATAATGGTAAATTCTTGATTAACTCCGCCTCTTCTTGAACAAATATACCTTCAACCATGCTGTGATTCCACTGCCTTGGTTCACTGTCAATAAGAATCTCGACTCTTGCCTTAGCCAAAGTTTCACAGATTGGAGAAAGAATTTGTGGAGCTTGTTGCATTGTAAGCCAATTACTCCCCTATATGCCCATTGTTTTCCCATTTTCTATTCTCCATCTACAACCCCTTTCTAACACATTCTTCCCATGTAAAATACTGCTCCATGCATACACCCCCCCCCCTTAGAATTTTTGGCTTCCATGATCGAACACTTTGGGAAAAACCAAGCCTTAAATACTTTATAGGATAGAGAGTCTTCATTTTTCAAGAGTCGCCATGCTTGCTTAGCCAAAAGTGAATCATTAAACAAAGCCAAGTCTCTAAACCCTTTTCcttcttcaaattttgattttgtcaaTTCTTCCCAATTCAACCAATGAATTTTCCTTCTCTCCCCcttttgtccccaccaaaatttcttgatcaagGCTTCAATATCATGGCAAAGCCCCAATGGTAATTTGAAGCACCCCATAGCGAGGGTTGGGATGGATTGAATGACCGCCTTAATCAATACTTCATGACCTGCTTGAGACAAATGTTTTCCTTCCCAACTTTGTAATTTTCTCCATATCTTTTCTTTAATGAGGTTGAAGCTTTGTTTCTTCCTTCTCCTAATCAAGGATGGTAGACCCAAATATTGCTTATAGTGCTCTATCTCCTGTAACCCCAAGGCTATTTTGATCTCATATTTTTTGCTCTCTGAGgttgatttgttgaaaaaaaaattgttgttttatttttatttaccttTTGCCCCGATCCTTTCTCATATCTTTCTAAGATGTTCAAAATATGCCCACACTCCCTTTAGGTTGCCCTGCAAAAAATTAGGCTATCATCTGTAAACAAAAGATGGGTTAGTTTTGGTCCCCTTCGACATAAGGAGAACCCTTTGATATCCCCCCTAACGGCCGCCTGTTGTATGAGGCCATTTAGTCCTTCAGTGCaaagaaggaagagaaaagGAGACAAAGGGTCCCTTGTCAAATACctctagttggatggatcaaaccATGGGGTTTTCCCTTCACTATAATCGAATATGTCACTGATTGAACACAGGCCATGATTAATCCAATCCATTGCTCACTAAACCCCATTTTTCTCATATTGTTTTCAAGGTACACCCATTCAACCCGATCATAAACTTTGCTCATGTCAAGCTCAATCGTCATGTAACCTGTATCTCCTGAGACTTGGTTTTTCATACAATGCAATGATTCAAAAGCCACCAAAATATTATCAGTAATGAGTCTATTTTTTGTAAAGGCAGATTGGTGTTCGGTGATGATTAAGGGTAGAACTTTCTTAAGTCTATTAGCTAGAACTTTTGTAACGCCCCAAAATTCATAGGCAATAAAAGTCTATTTAATctgaaaaatcccaaaaaaaaaatattgaataaaagaaACCAGCAACTTAAAATCTCATCGCAAATGTCAGAGCTCTAATCCACCAAAAATAATACATCCTCAAAATAATTCTCTAGTACAATGtttaataacataaaaataataataaaatcttcaGTCCCACAAAGTAATTCGTAACTGTTGACTTCCAGAAATCTCTATTCCAATAATCCCTTTAATGTATTTGTAAGGGGAAATAAAAGGgggtgagataactcaataagtggaaTTCACTAACATTGGGGCGTGCGAACAACCtttcaaaaataattcttacaacaaattcataatttGTACCTCATCACCaattatcatcaaatatttcatataaaaataaataaatatattgcgagccatcataatatatatatatatatatatatatatatatatattaataccatcacaaacacaatttcCTAGGCTTTACTCGTGGTCAACATTTACGCCCCGTTGACAGGGTTGTGCTATCCCCTTTTCTGGGACTGGAACCTCCTTTTCATCCCCTTTCTTAAGGATGGTTCCTTTGGAACCTAAAGGTgcactcccttgctaaggagcttCCTTTTTGAATCCTCAATAGTATACTCCCTTGCTAAGGTGCTACCAAATGTGCACTGTCCCCTTTTCTGGGACcgtcccttgctaagga
It encodes:
- the LOC142624552 gene encoding protein CURVATURE THYLAKOID 1D, chloroplastic, whose translation is MELCTTITARPISNFHTRTLLATTKPTHFRSNPSLPLRKSILSPTTAGLRSRPLYFNNTFPRAASAEEASGGANRYMGEERDRVITLDDVSVPPAENKTLSENGATEVPKQGPPAEENQTESLEFLDQLNIKFDSYDTSTILLYGSGALVALWLSSVFVGAIESIPLFPKLMEIVGLGYTFWFSYRYLIFKKNREELAVKIEELKQQVLGFEED